The proteins below are encoded in one region of Clostridium estertheticum:
- a CDS encoding sugar porter family MFS transporter — protein sequence MSEKPKSKRSLMFIILISCAAGLGGLLYGYDTAVISGAIGSLQKLYNLTPMMEGLVISSIMIGGVAGVGISGFLGDFIGRKKVLMFAAALFGVSALASALSHSVEALIIARIIGGLGIGMASALSVTYITECAPPAIRGRLSALYQLFTISGMCLTYFINLWIVNMGSDAWLTTTGWRWMLACGIFPSFVFLLTLFFVPESPRYLVKAGKLDQAVAVLNKINGPVIGKQEFDSISNSLVVEKDSSLKQLFKPGLRKALVIGIFLAIFNQAVGMNSITYYGPKIFEMIGFKTNSSFLATSVVGVVDVLATILAMFLIDKVGRKKLMSIGSALMAFFMLFIGLAFYTHYANGMVILFLILGFVASFCISMGPIPWIMIPEIFPNYLRARATGIATMFLWGANWAIGQFTPMLLSSIGGAFTFWIFCGLNVICFIFVTTSVPETKNKSLEEIEKFWIPKNKKKNVA from the coding sequence ATGTCAGAGAAACCTAAAAGCAAACGTTCTTTAATGTTTATCATATTAATATCATGTGCTGCCGGATTAGGCGGTCTACTTTATGGATATGACACAGCCGTTATATCAGGTGCCATTGGTTCGCTTCAAAAGCTATATAATTTAACACCAATGATGGAAGGTCTAGTAATTTCAAGTATTATGATTGGTGGTGTTGCCGGTGTTGGTATCTCTGGATTTTTAGGTGATTTCATCGGCAGAAAAAAAGTATTAATGTTTGCTGCTGCTTTATTTGGAGTATCAGCCCTAGCATCTGCTCTATCACATTCAGTAGAAGCTTTAATTATTGCTCGAATAATTGGAGGTCTAGGTATTGGTATGGCTTCAGCCTTATCTGTAACTTATATTACAGAATGTGCACCACCTGCAATTCGTGGTAGACTTTCTGCGCTCTATCAATTATTCACTATATCAGGAATGTGTCTTACATACTTCATAAACCTATGGATTGTAAATATGGGTAGTGATGCTTGGCTTACAACAACTGGATGGCGTTGGATGCTTGCTTGTGGTATATTCCCCTCTTTTGTATTCTTATTAACATTATTTTTCGTTCCAGAAAGTCCACGTTATTTAGTAAAAGCTGGAAAATTAGATCAAGCTGTCGCTGTACTTAATAAAATTAATGGCCCTGTAATCGGGAAACAAGAGTTTGATTCTATTTCTAATTCATTGGTAGTTGAAAAAGATTCATCTCTTAAACAACTTTTTAAACCAGGGCTTCGTAAAGCTTTAGTAATCGGAATTTTCCTTGCCATCTTTAATCAAGCAGTTGGCATGAACTCAATTACATATTATGGTCCTAAAATTTTTGAAATGATAGGTTTTAAAACTAATTCAAGTTTTCTTGCTACAAGCGTGGTAGGCGTTGTAGACGTTTTAGCTACAATACTCGCTATGTTCTTAATAGATAAAGTTGGACGTAAAAAGTTAATGTCTATAGGTTCTGCATTAATGGCTTTCTTTATGTTATTCATCGGTTTAGCATTTTATACACATTATGCAAATGGAATGGTTATTTTGTTCTTGATTCTTGGTTTTGTAGCATCATTTTGTATTTCAATGGGTCCAATTCCTTGGATTATGATTCCTGAAATATTCCCAAACTATTTAAGAGCAAGAGCAACAGGCATTGCGACTATGTTTCTATGGGGCGCTAACTGGGCAATCGGTCAATTTACTCCAATGCTGCTTAGTAGTATTGGCGGTGCATTTACCTTTTGGATATTCTGCGGATTAAATGTTATTTGCTTTATATTCGTTACAACGTCGGTTCCAGAAACTAAAAATAAATCATTAGAAGAGATTGAAAAGTTCTGGATTCCTAAAAACAAGAAAAAAAATGTTGCTTAA
- a CDS encoding CsbD family protein — MTDIKNKFDSTKDKILGKTKENVGKATGSEETELKGKAQSRTGEFKEKFGEFKEKVAKKINDTLDKNEEKK, encoded by the coding sequence ATGACGGATATAAAAAACAAATTTGATAGTACAAAGGATAAGATTTTGGGAAAAACTAAGGAGAATGTCGGAAAGGCAACTGGTAGTGAAGAGACAGAACTTAAAGGGAAGGCTCAGTCACGAACGGGTGAGTTTAAGGAGAAATTTGGTGAATTTAAAGAGAAGGTAGCAAAAAAAATTAATGATACATTAGATAAGAATGAAGAAAAGAAATAG
- a CDS encoding IS1182 family transposase: MLKGQLEIKINTYHSLYSLIIPKDNILKQINDLVDFSFVYDELIINYSSSMGRGAINPIMLFKYLLLKVIYELSDEDVVERTLYDMSFKYFLNLAPEETNLINSSTLTKFRKLRLKDMNLLDLLINKTVELAIKEGVLKSKAIIVDATHTKSRYNQKSAGEELLKRAKNLRKTLYGVHPEIKEDLPNKVTNGVLEDILEYCKLLIDSINKNPEIVANPTVKTKLNYLTEAFNDDIENLKLSKDEDAKVGHKTEDSSFFGYKSHLAMSEERLITAAVITTGEKSDGKELIALIEKSREAGIDVNEVIGDTAYSEKKNLEYAKENKIALISKLNPVISQGMRKKEDEFEFNKDAGLFVCPAGHMAIKKAKQGKKNVGKNQVLTYYFNVEKCKNCVHKDGCYKEGAKSKTYSVSIKSNTHKDQIEFEKSEYFKKRARERYMIEAKNSELKHQHGYDVAISSGLISMQMQGALSIFTVNLKRIIKLKSMK; this comes from the coding sequence ATGCTAAAAGGACAATTGGAAATAAAAATAAATACATACCATAGCTTATATTCGTTAATTATTCCGAAAGATAACATTTTAAAGCAAATTAATGACCTTGTTGACTTTTCATTTGTTTATGACGAATTGATTATTAACTATAGTTCATCTATGGGTAGAGGTGCTATTAACCCTATAATGCTATTTAAATATTTGCTTTTGAAAGTAATATATGAATTGTCTGATGAAGATGTTGTTGAAAGAACTCTTTATGATATGTCATTTAAATATTTTCTGAATTTAGCCCCAGAAGAAACAAATTTAATAAACTCAAGTACATTAACTAAATTTAGAAAGCTTCGCCTTAAAGACATGAATTTATTAGATTTATTAATAAACAAGACTGTAGAACTTGCTATAAAAGAGGGAGTTTTAAAAAGCAAAGCAATAATAGTTGATGCTACGCATACCAAGTCACGTTATAACCAAAAATCAGCAGGAGAAGAATTATTGAAACGTGCAAAAAATTTAAGAAAAACATTGTACGGAGTACATCCTGAGATAAAAGAAGATTTGCCGAATAAAGTTACAAATGGAGTACTTGAAGATATTCTTGAGTACTGCAAATTATTAATTGATAGCATAAACAAGAATCCAGAAATTGTAGCAAATCCAACTGTGAAAACTAAATTAAACTACTTAACCGAAGCTTTTAATGATGACATAGAAAACCTAAAACTATCAAAAGATGAGGATGCAAAAGTGGGGCATAAGACTGAGGATAGTTCTTTTTTTGGATATAAATCACACCTTGCTATGAGTGAAGAACGTTTAATTACAGCAGCTGTTATTACAACTGGCGAAAAAAGTGATGGAAAGGAGCTCATAGCCTTAATAGAAAAAAGCCGTGAGGCTGGTATAGATGTTAATGAAGTAATTGGAGATACAGCTTATTCTGAAAAGAAAAATCTAGAATATGCAAAAGAAAATAAAATTGCATTAATTTCAAAACTAAATCCTGTAATTTCACAAGGAATGCGAAAAAAAGAAGATGAATTTGAGTTTAATAAAGATGCTGGTTTATTTGTATGTCCGGCAGGTCATATGGCTATTAAAAAAGCAAAACAGGGAAAGAAGAATGTTGGTAAAAATCAAGTGTTAACTTACTATTTTAATGTAGAAAAGTGTAAAAATTGTGTTCATAAAGATGGGTGTTATAAAGAAGGCGCTAAATCTAAAACTTATTCAGTTTCAATAAAGTCAAATACCCACAAAGATCAAATAGAGTTCGAAAAAAGTGAATATTTTAAAAAACGTGCTAGGGAGCGTTATATGATAGAGGCTAAAAATAGTGAACTTAAGCACCAACATGGCTATGATGTAGCAATATCGTCAGGCTTAATTAGCATGCAAATGCAAGGTGCATTATCAATCTTCACTGTGAATCTAAAGAGAATAATTAAGTTGAAAAGCATGAAATAG
- a CDS encoding DUF6803 family protein, whose amino-acid sequence MNMTHYMALLTDNQPWNLIIFMALPVIMAEALTITEFFIIFNKIQQGGIRTLNKIIGIFDGFYFTGIFIYLFITAVIPLSTSGGWHTWVDVIAVGFYLSGVIFLLPIALMELGVIFKKKTLDEKMKIHFILISGFLVVAHIAMIFGMVNPEIINKMSGMPGM is encoded by the coding sequence ATGAATATGACTCATTATATGGCATTGTTAACAGACAATCAGCCCTGGAATTTAATTATTTTTATGGCTTTACCAGTTATAATGGCAGAAGCATTAACAATTACTGAATTTTTTATTATTTTTAATAAAATTCAGCAAGGCGGTATTAGGACACTAAATAAAATCATAGGTATTTTTGACGGATTTTATTTTACAGGTATTTTTATATACTTATTTATAACCGCGGTTATACCCCTTTCAACAAGTGGTGGTTGGCATACCTGGGTAGATGTTATCGCTGTTGGTTTTTATCTAAGCGGTGTTATTTTCCTTTTACCAATAGCACTAATGGAGCTTGGTGTTATTTTTAAGAAAAAAACTTTAGACGAAAAAATGAAAATTCATTTTATTCTTATAAGTGGTTTTTTAGTTGTAGCACATATTGCTATGATTTTCGGTATGGTAAATCCTGAAATAATTAATAAGATGTCTGGTATGCCTGGCATGTAA
- a CDS encoding GntR family transcriptional regulator, with the protein MKHKYEEVIEKIIDWAMTEKYMPNDKLPTESELMSLFNVSRHTVRRAISDLNAAQYVYRIQGSGIYLSDWKQNSIHLKKNKNIGVLTTHISNYIFPDIIRGIESTLYAESYSLLLSSTSNNIMLENSNLKNLLAHEIDGLILEPTKSAYQIHNLEYLNNILAKNIPIIMINASYYEIKVPTLRVNDFKGGKIATKHLLSLGHTNITGIFKVDDSQGIHRMNGFITECQKNEIPPSTNQILTYLSEEVETVLPQRIESVLKSSNRPTGIFCYNDEIAYMVSNIANKLKIKIPEGLSIIGFDDSMLSRIMVPKLTSITHPKEQMGKDAANLIIKLVNNNNEFDDSDSILYEPSLVIRNSTKSL; encoded by the coding sequence ATGAAACACAAATATGAAGAAGTAATAGAAAAAATTATTGATTGGGCAATGACTGAAAAATATATGCCAAACGATAAGCTCCCAACTGAATCAGAACTAATGTCTCTCTTTAATGTAAGCAGGCATACCGTAAGGAGAGCTATCAGTGATTTAAATGCTGCTCAATATGTATATCGAATACAAGGAAGCGGAATATATCTATCTGATTGGAAACAAAATAGTATTCACTTAAAAAAAAATAAAAATATAGGTGTTCTTACAACTCATATATCAAATTATATATTTCCAGATATAATTCGTGGGATTGAAAGTACTCTCTATGCTGAATCTTATTCTCTTTTATTATCATCTACTAGCAATAACATAATGCTTGAAAATAGTAATTTAAAAAATTTGCTAGCACATGAAATAGATGGCCTTATCTTAGAACCAACAAAAAGTGCGTATCAAATTCACAATCTAGAATATCTAAATAATATATTAGCTAAAAATATTCCTATTATTATGATTAATGCTTCCTATTATGAAATCAAGGTCCCAACCTTACGGGTTAATGATTTTAAAGGTGGAAAGATTGCAACTAAACACTTGCTTTCTTTAGGTCACACTAACATAACCGGTATATTTAAAGTTGATGATTCCCAAGGTATCCATAGAATGAATGGATTTATTACAGAATGTCAAAAGAATGAAATTCCACCATCGACAAATCAAATTTTAACTTACCTTTCAGAAGAAGTGGAAACAGTACTTCCCCAAAGAATAGAGAGTGTACTCAAATCCAGCAATCGTCCTACAGGTATATTTTGTTATAATGATGAAATTGCATATATGGTGTCAAACATTGCAAATAAATTGAAAATTAAAATTCCAGAAGGCCTTTCAATTATCGGCTTTGATGACTCTATGTTATCAAGAATTATGGTTCCAAAGCTAACTTCTATTACACACCCAAAAGAACAAATGGGCAAGGACGCTGCTAATTTAATAATAAAATTAGTTAACAATAATAATGAATTTGATGACAGTGATTCTATATTATATGAACCTAGTCTTGTTATTCGTAATTCAACAAAGTCACTTTAA